The following proteins are encoded in a genomic region of Sulfurospirillum arsenophilum NBRC 109478:
- a CDS encoding CZB domain-containing protein, protein MHFEDALRAFNTDANDTADISFKLENKIFTILAKIDHIVHKTNAYSAVLNEKTDAKFTDHENCRLGKWYQDPATQERFGKTKSYVLLGEPHKVVHQSVTENMQELQHGYNVNTISLFINNFKKMENASTTLFSLMDAMIQESASECRSGRR, encoded by the coding sequence ATTCACTTTGAAGATGCACTGCGTGCCTTTAATACAGATGCTAATGATACCGCAGATATCTCTTTCAAACTGGAAAACAAAATCTTCACCATCCTTGCTAAAATTGACCATATTGTCCATAAAACCAATGCTTATTCGGCTGTTCTTAATGAAAAAACTGATGCTAAGTTTACGGATCATGAAAACTGTAGGCTGGGTAAATGGTATCAAGATCCTGCAACGCAAGAACGTTTTGGTAAGACAAAATCATACGTATTGCTTGGGGAACCTCATAAAGTTGTTCACCAATCTGTTACTGAGAATATGCAAGAGCTACAACATGGCTACAATGTTAATACAATTTCCCTCTTTATTAACAACTTCAAAAAGATGGAAAATGCGAGCACAACACTCTTTAGTTTAATGGACGCAATGATCCAAGAATCTGCTTCAGAGTGCCGCTCAGGACGAAGGTAA
- a CDS encoding PAS domain-containing protein — MQKPIPNNKEHSVSADAFLVSKTDTQGKITYCNEPFIKIVGASEQEILGKPHNIIRHPDMPRIIFKLLWDKVKNKEEIFAYVKNLSFDGGHYWVYANVTASTDQTGKIIGYYSVRRKANPKALEVIQPLYAKLLELEKTGGMDASFAYLTNLLNEKGVSYEELSNTLQRL, encoded by the coding sequence ATGCAAAAGCCTATCCCTAATAATAAGGAACACAGTGTAAGTGCAGATGCGTTTTTGGTTTCTAAAACAGACACTCAAGGCAAAATCACTTATTGCAATGAACCTTTCATCAAGATCGTAGGTGCGAGCGAGCAAGAGATCCTTGGCAAGCCCCATAACATTATTAGGCATCCTGATATGCCACGTATTATCTTCAAACTCTTATGGGATAAAGTCAAAAACAAAGAAGAAATTTTTGCCTATGTCAAAAACCTCAGCTTTGATGGTGGTCACTACTGGGTATATGCCAATGTCACGGCTTCAACTGATCAAACAGGAAAAATTATCGGATACTATTCTGTTAGACGTAAAGCAAATCCTAAAGCACTAGAGGTTATCCAACCTCTGTATGCAAAACTTTTAGAACTTGAAAAAACGGGAGGCATGGACGCTTCTTTTGCCTATCTTACCAATCTACTTAATGAAAAAGGAGTGAGTTATGAAGAACTTTCTAACACGTTGCAGCGATTATAA
- a CDS encoding tetratricopeptide repeat protein, producing MKSILIFLLASVQLLALEIVLNSGKESKVNYAILHVIDAKPFLCQTIPDELDKKHYICKISRPISKPIESKKMKLAELDFYEKDGEFYVTVDPKVDSKLIPVEESLYLNSEILTKSKEKLYTHWTILLQEKPLYEEKNVREGLDFSVEFPKYQRPYIGALDLNGAPISYAQSKDIQLYLDIKQEYENGYYDSVVKDVKRVLTLFPNSIFRSELELYHMRAMDKILSTKDEDKADTLGFNDNDIVTVGKRWTKEFASDENIPEVLMLMTKAYIKIGSKADTNYFIDILVSEHPDSLFTKRAILLYADNLFLKKEKDKAMKLYLDVLYSAQDLDIASEAAIRLSDYQMDAGKMKEAKEYLLKVLNVNSQFLLKDKEASYKLARRLFEHRLYDLAAKITDLLLENTPKKAENRELLLKESGDWHAKANEVEAAHTRYQEYLSDYKNSGQYVQEVNESLDELFFKRVENNETKLANYYDKLIEKYNNEIGQKALLEKAKLFLKQQRYEEVLDLQKELGKVPDRFDIKPEELIYEAAKLLALQKLQKDECQNAVGMIEEYKLQISEPEHEDKLFKCFVRVSRFDRAHEISSAHLKDTALSSRYAWAQKEVQVLFMMGKYKEALAFKEDLKTLSFSLREKIGLETIRDLFFSLIKLKNAEGAASLAESIKILYPDESSNLDIYYEIVKIATDTKNDLLLATYAQATMEMQKKFKSNAYTPVVEFSYIDALKRLGRDEEALRIAESLLPQNLVDKDKIRLFYQAGELSLKLQNPSKAKSYFTQCVAINDNSTWKNICQQNLELLP from the coding sequence ATGAAATCTATTTTAATCTTCCTTTTAGCATCAGTACAACTCCTTGCATTGGAGATTGTTTTAAACAGTGGTAAAGAGAGCAAAGTAAACTATGCAATCTTACATGTCATTGATGCAAAGCCATTTTTATGCCAAACTATCCCTGACGAACTTGATAAAAAACACTATATTTGTAAAATAAGCCGTCCTATCAGTAAACCGATTGAGTCTAAAAAAATGAAACTGGCGGAGCTAGATTTTTATGAAAAAGATGGTGAATTTTACGTTACGGTTGATCCAAAAGTTGATTCAAAGCTTATTCCCGTCGAAGAAAGCCTTTATTTAAACAGTGAAATTTTGACCAAATCCAAAGAAAAACTCTACACTCACTGGACAATTTTATTGCAAGAAAAGCCTCTGTATGAAGAAAAAAATGTACGCGAAGGGCTTGACTTTTCTGTTGAATTCCCAAAATATCAGCGACCTTATATTGGTGCATTAGACCTTAATGGTGCGCCTATTTCTTATGCACAGAGCAAAGATATTCAGCTCTATTTAGATATTAAACAAGAATACGAGAATGGCTATTATGATAGTGTTGTTAAAGATGTGAAACGTGTCTTAACACTCTTCCCTAACTCAATTTTTCGTAGTGAATTGGAGCTTTATCACATGCGTGCAATGGATAAAATCCTCAGCACAAAAGATGAAGATAAAGCAGATACTCTTGGATTTAATGATAATGACATTGTAACTGTTGGAAAAAGATGGACCAAAGAGTTTGCAAGTGATGAAAATATCCCAGAAGTTTTAATGCTGATGACCAAAGCGTACATTAAAATTGGATCAAAAGCAGATACAAACTATTTTATCGATATTTTAGTCAGTGAACATCCCGATAGCCTTTTTACCAAAAGAGCAATTTTACTCTATGCTGATAATCTCTTTCTCAAAAAAGAGAAAGATAAAGCGATGAAGCTCTACTTAGATGTGCTTTACAGTGCGCAAGATTTGGATATTGCTTCAGAAGCAGCGATTCGCTTAAGTGATTATCAAATGGATGCAGGCAAGATGAAAGAGGCTAAAGAGTATCTATTAAAAGTTCTTAATGTCAATTCACAATTTCTTTTAAAAGATAAAGAGGCAAGCTATAAACTAGCACGAAGACTTTTTGAACATCGACTCTATGATTTAGCCGCTAAAATCACTGACTTACTCCTCGAAAATACACCTAAAAAAGCGGAGAATAGAGAGTTGCTTCTTAAAGAGAGTGGTGATTGGCATGCAAAAGCGAATGAAGTAGAAGCTGCACATACACGTTATCAAGAGTATTTGAGCGATTATAAAAACAGTGGCCAATATGTTCAAGAAGTGAATGAAAGCTTGGATGAACTTTTCTTTAAACGTGTTGAAAATAATGAAACAAAGCTTGCGAATTATTATGATAAATTGATTGAGAAATATAACAATGAAATTGGTCAAAAAGCCTTACTCGAAAAAGCAAAACTCTTTTTGAAACAGCAACGCTATGAAGAGGTGCTGGACCTTCAAAAAGAGCTTGGAAAAGTACCTGATCGTTTTGATATTAAGCCAGAAGAGCTTATATACGAGGCAGCAAAATTACTTGCACTTCAAAAATTGCAAAAAGATGAATGTCAAAATGCTGTGGGTATGATTGAAGAGTATAAACTTCAAATCAGCGAGCCTGAGCATGAAGATAAGCTTTTTAAATGTTTTGTACGCGTGTCACGATTTGATCGTGCGCATGAGATTTCAAGCGCACATCTTAAAGATACAGCATTATCAAGCCGTTATGCATGGGCACAAAAAGAGGTGCAAGTACTCTTTATGATGGGAAAATATAAAGAGGCGTTGGCGTTTAAAGAAGATCTCAAAACCCTTTCATTTTCACTTAGAGAAAAAATTGGGTTGGAGACGATTCGTGACCTCTTTTTCTCTTTAATTAAACTCAAAAATGCAGAAGGTGCTGCATCGCTTGCGGAGAGTATTAAAATTTTATATCCTGATGAATCAAGCAATTTAGATATTTATTATGAAATTGTGAAAATAGCCACAGATACTAAAAACGATCTTTTACTGGCTACCTATGCTCAAGCAACGATGGAGATGCAAAAGAAGTTTAAATCTAATGCCTACACGCCTGTTGTTGAATTTAGTTACATTGATGCACTAAAGCGTTTGGGGCGTGATGAAGAAGCATTGCGCATCGCAGAATCACTTTTACCTCAGAACTTAGTGGATAAAGATAAAATACGACTCTTCTACCAAGCGGGAGAACTCAGTTTAAAATTGCAGAATCCTAGTAAAGCTAAATCGTATTTTACACAATGTGTTGCCATTAATGATAACAGCACATGGAAGAATATTTGTCAACAAAATCTTGAACTACTGCCTTAA
- the miaA gene encoding tRNA (adenosine(37)-N6)-dimethylallyltransferase MiaA: protein MKTIAILGPTASGKTALSIELALKYNAHILSLDSLSIYKEIDIASAKPTLAERKDIHHFGMDVLLPSEHFDVTMFFDLYKQAHEVSLKEGKNLIIVGGTGFYLKAMMEGLSSKPEISLHVKEQIENQLLDLEASYALVKEHDNTYARKIASTDRYRIEKWLEIFLTTNEIPSTYLVQARQEPIIKEVALFEIETPKETLAQKIALRTELMIQAGLIDEVFGLEKRYTRAPQCMKAIGIKEVLDYFDGKFKIPGLEERITFNTLHLAKRQRTFNASQFPPHIKGDVKYLFDTIETYFKS from the coding sequence TTGAAAACCATTGCTATTTTAGGACCAACCGCTTCAGGTAAAACAGCTCTTTCTATAGAACTCGCCCTTAAATATAACGCTCATATTTTATCCCTAGATTCTCTGAGCATCTATAAAGAGATCGACATTGCTTCTGCAAAACCAACTCTTGCGGAGAGAAAAGACATTCACCATTTTGGTATGGATGTTCTTCTTCCGAGTGAACATTTTGATGTCACCATGTTTTTCGATCTTTATAAACAAGCGCATGAAGTTTCTTTAAAAGAGGGGAAGAACCTCATTATTGTAGGGGGCACTGGTTTTTACCTCAAAGCCATGATGGAAGGACTTAGTTCAAAACCTGAAATATCTTTACATGTAAAAGAACAAATCGAAAATCAACTCCTTGATTTAGAAGCTTCGTATGCTTTAGTGAAAGAGCATGATAACACCTATGCACGCAAAATTGCTTCTACGGATCGTTACAGAATTGAAAAATGGTTGGAAATCTTTTTAACCACCAATGAAATACCTTCAACCTACCTTGTACAGGCTAGACAAGAGCCTATCATCAAAGAGGTTGCCTTATTTGAAATAGAGACTCCAAAAGAAACTTTAGCCCAAAAAATTGCTTTACGAACGGAACTGATGATTCAAGCGGGGCTTATTGATGAAGTTTTTGGATTAGAAAAGCGCTACACCAGAGCACCGCAGTGCATGAAGGCTATTGGTATTAAAGAAGTACTGGATTATTTTGATGGTAAATTTAAAATTCCAGGACTTGAAGAGCGCATCACCTTTAACACATTACATCTTGCCAAGCGCCAACGCACGTTCAACGCTTCGCAATTTCCACCGCACATCAAAGGTGATGTTAAATATCTCTTTGACACCATTGAAACTTATTTTAAATCATAA
- a CDS encoding NADH-quinone oxidoreductase subunit M produces the protein MEHILSLLVFFPAMAGLLGFLVTKESIRAYGISVCAIEFFLSIVLWVGFDSTNAGYQFVEYYPFIPSYGMSYYLGVDGISLFLVILSTFITMIAFIALSIKDEIKNLIISVLFLEMTMVGVFLILDVIWFYAFWELSLVPMLYIIGAWGSANRMYASIKFFLYTFAGSVLMLVGILYMGFLYHEATGIWSFALPDWYLLQIPFETQLWLFGAFFLAFAIKVPMFPFHTWLPYAHGQAPTIGSIILAAVLLKMGSYGFVRFSLPLFPDASVYFLIPVATICIIMVIYAAMIAYAQEDMKQVIAYSSISHMGIVVLGTFAMNAEGITGSIFLMLSHGIVSGALFMLVGVIYDRRHTKLMSDFGGLASVMPNFATIYGIMLMASVGLPLTIGFVGEFLSLAGFYRINWVMTLFAGTGIILGAVYMLVLYKKSFFGQVVHAENKTLKDLNAKELTALIPLVALVVILGVYPKPVLSVIDMSVQKMLVLMEQKAIDQTTKDLIIKANTIGGTH, from the coding sequence ATGGAACATATTTTATCACTTCTTGTATTTTTCCCAGCAATGGCAGGACTCTTAGGCTTTTTGGTCACAAAAGAGAGTATAAGAGCATATGGCATTAGTGTTTGTGCGATTGAGTTTTTCCTTTCCATTGTTTTATGGGTTGGGTTTGATAGCACCAATGCAGGGTATCAGTTTGTTGAGTATTATCCTTTTATTCCAAGTTACGGTATGAGTTATTACCTTGGTGTGGATGGTATTTCACTTTTCTTGGTTATTTTATCGACGTTTATTACAATGATTGCGTTTATTGCGCTTAGTATTAAAGATGAGATTAAAAACCTGATTATTTCGGTTCTTTTCTTAGAAATGACGATGGTAGGCGTTTTCTTAATCCTTGATGTTATCTGGTTTTATGCGTTTTGGGAACTCTCACTTGTGCCGATGCTTTATATCATCGGTGCATGGGGAAGTGCAAACCGTATGTACGCATCTATCAAGTTTTTCCTCTACACGTTTGCAGGATCAGTACTCATGTTAGTGGGGATTTTGTATATGGGCTTTTTATACCATGAAGCAACAGGTATTTGGAGTTTTGCATTGCCAGATTGGTATTTGTTGCAAATTCCATTTGAAACACAACTATGGCTTTTTGGAGCATTCTTTTTAGCGTTTGCTATTAAAGTACCAATGTTCCCTTTCCATACATGGTTGCCTTATGCACATGGTCAAGCACCAACGATTGGTTCTATCATTCTTGCTGCGGTTCTTCTAAAAATGGGAAGTTATGGTTTTGTTCGTTTCTCACTTCCCCTTTTCCCTGATGCTTCGGTCTATTTTCTGATTCCTGTAGCAACCATTTGTATTATCATGGTGATCTATGCAGCGATGATAGCTTACGCTCAAGAAGATATGAAACAGGTCATTGCTTATAGTTCAATTTCGCATATGGGTATCGTTGTTTTAGGAACCTTTGCGATGAATGCTGAAGGTATTACTGGTTCAATTTTCCTTATGTTAAGCCACGGTATTGTGAGTGGTGCGTTGTTTATGTTGGTGGGTGTTATTTACGATAGGCGTCATACGAAGCTTATGAGTGATTTTGGTGGACTTGCTTCCGTGATGCCAAATTTTGCAACGATTTACGGCATTATGCTGATGGCTTCTGTAGGACTTCCCCTTACCATAGGATTTGTGGGTGAGTTTTTATCACTTGCAGGTTTTTACCGCATTAACTGGGTCATGACACTGTTTGCAGGAACGGGTATTATCTTGGGCGCTGTTTACATGCTTGTGTTGTACAAAAAATCATTTTTTGGTCAAGTCGTCCATGCGGAAAATAAAACATTGAAAGATTTGAATGCCAAAGAGCTGACAGCCCTTATTCCTTTAGTAGCTCTTGTGGTTATTTTAGGAGTTTACCCAAAACCAGTGCTGAGCGTCATTGATATGAGTGTTCAAAAAATGCTGGTTTTAATGGAGCAAAAAGCCATAGATCAAACAACGAAAGATCTTATTATTAAAGCCAATACCATAGGAGGAACACACTAA
- the mqnP gene encoding menaquinone biosynthesis prenyltransferase MqnP: protein MQQLWLKLKDISDLIVFKHSVFALPFIFVAMIVSSKAQSDTMWFGFKLLILGLLAAVSARNFAMAFNRYADRDIDKYNPRTASRPSVDGRIGTTNMQLFIALNALVFIVVAYMINDLAFYLSVPILIILGGYSLFKRFSPYAHLVLGVSLGLAPIAGVVAVQESIPMWAVLLSIGVMYWVAGFDLLYSLQDMEYDKANGLFSIPSRFGQDATFFISRLFHAQTVLFWLLFVFSAGLGFFAYVGVLVSAVVLFFEHRIVLKDFSKIDRAFFTLNGYLGVIFFALIFLDRI, encoded by the coding sequence TTGCAACAACTCTGGTTAAAACTCAAAGATATTAGTGATTTAATTGTTTTTAAACACTCTGTTTTCGCACTCCCCTTTATTTTTGTAGCAATGATTGTTTCTTCTAAAGCGCAGAGTGACACAATGTGGTTTGGATTTAAACTTTTAATTCTAGGGCTTTTAGCAGCAGTGAGTGCGCGTAATTTTGCGATGGCATTTAACCGTTACGCTGATCGTGACATTGATAAATACAACCCAAGAACGGCAAGTCGCCCCAGTGTTGATGGCAGAATTGGTACTACCAATATGCAGCTTTTTATTGCACTGAATGCTCTTGTTTTTATTGTAGTGGCTTATATGATTAATGATCTTGCTTTTTACCTCAGTGTGCCTATTTTGATTATCTTAGGTGGCTATTCACTCTTTAAACGCTTTTCACCGTATGCACACTTGGTGCTTGGTGTTTCGCTAGGACTTGCTCCCATAGCGGGTGTTGTTGCGGTGCAAGAGTCCATTCCTATGTGGGCAGTGTTGCTTTCTATTGGCGTTATGTACTGGGTTGCAGGTTTTGATCTTCTGTATTCGCTTCAAGATATGGAGTATGATAAGGCCAATGGACTTTTTTCTATACCATCTCGTTTTGGACAAGATGCAACTTTTTTTATCTCGCGCCTTTTTCATGCCCAAACAGTTTTGTTTTGGTTACTTTTTGTGTTCAGCGCAGGGCTTGGTTTTTTTGCGTATGTCGGCGTTTTAGTTTCAGCGGTGGTACTCTTTTTTGAACACCGTATTGTACTCAAAGATTTTTCCAAAATTGATCGCGCTTTCTTTACACTCAATGGCTATTTAGGTGTTATATTTTTTGCACTCATCTTTTTAGATAGGATTTGA
- the nuoN gene encoding NADH-quinone oxidoreductase subunit NuoN, with protein MLEPISIDVASLNLPALLPMAILSVGALAVICADLAVKGLNRSFLTMITVLFIILDFGAVIGYNGPSRGFFDVLLVDGIAIVAQVIILVASAFFLPLSLSHRHFKEFRMAEFYALFMFMIVGFQFMVVSDNLILIFIGLETSSLALYTLIAMHNRAKAFEAAIKYFTMGALAAGFYGMSALIFYALTGSVEIHQIERSLMLQHFEPLIGVLAATVFMLGALGFKLSLVPSHTWTPDVYEGSSAPLAGYMSVVPKIAGFVVAMRLFEMLVASGVVWLEHILYVAVVLTMTLANLTALVQEDVKRMLAFSSISHAGFMMAAILIGTTQANTALFLYWTLFMFTNLGAFTMLWIVRHRKNLWDERYQHPYTKFSGLVKIMPTTATIMGIFMFALAGMPPFSVFWGKLYLISAAINSEYISLAIIIVLNSAIAVYYYMKLVIYMFLKDPDPVKADARLYETNASTPLKVIVGVAAIITMFAIVFVEPLLTIITKYVAASGF; from the coding sequence ATGTTAGAGCCTATTTCGATTGATGTCGCGAGCCTCAATCTACCAGCCCTCCTTCCTATGGCAATTTTAAGTGTAGGTGCATTGGCTGTTATTTGTGCTGATTTGGCGGTCAAAGGATTAAATCGTAGTTTTTTAACGATGATTACGGTACTTTTTATTATCTTAGATTTTGGCGCTGTTATCGGTTACAATGGTCCATCACGTGGATTTTTTGATGTTCTTTTAGTGGATGGTATTGCTATTGTTGCACAAGTGATTATTTTAGTGGCGTCTGCTTTCTTTTTACCACTCTCTTTGAGTCACCGTCATTTTAAAGAGTTTAGAATGGCAGAGTTCTATGCGCTCTTTATGTTTATGATTGTTGGCTTCCAGTTTATGGTCGTAAGTGACAATCTGATTTTGATCTTTATTGGTCTTGAAACATCCAGTCTTGCACTCTACACTCTTATTGCAATGCACAATCGTGCTAAAGCTTTTGAAGCAGCAATTAAATATTTTACTATGGGAGCACTTGCAGCAGGATTTTATGGAATGTCTGCTCTTATTTTTTACGCTCTCACGGGTAGTGTTGAGATTCATCAAATTGAAAGATCCTTGATGCTACAACACTTTGAGCCACTCATCGGTGTGCTTGCGGCAACCGTGTTTATGCTTGGTGCTCTTGGCTTTAAACTCTCTTTAGTACCATCGCATACATGGACACCCGATGTTTATGAAGGAAGTTCAGCACCCCTTGCAGGTTACATGTCCGTTGTGCCAAAAATTGCAGGTTTTGTGGTTGCAATGCGTCTGTTTGAGATGCTTGTTGCTTCAGGTGTCGTCTGGTTAGAGCATATTTTATATGTTGCCGTCGTTCTTACAATGACATTAGCAAATCTTACCGCATTGGTACAAGAAGACGTCAAGCGAATGTTAGCTTTTAGCTCCATTTCGCATGCTGGTTTTATGATGGCAGCCATTTTAATTGGAACAACCCAAGCCAATACAGCACTCTTTTTATACTGGACGCTTTTTATGTTTACTAACTTAGGTGCTTTTACAATGCTTTGGATTGTAAGACACCGTAAAAACCTATGGGACGAACGTTATCAACATCCTTACACGAAGTTTTCAGGGTTAGTTAAAATCATGCCAACAACAGCAACCATCATGGGTATTTTTATGTTTGCGCTTGCAGGTATGCCTCCATTTTCTGTCTTTTGGGGTAAGCTTTATCTCATTAGTGCGGCCATCAACAGTGAGTATATTTCATTGGCAATTATTATTGTACTTAACAGCGCTATTGCCGTTTATTATTACATGAAATTAGTCATTTATATGTTTTTAAAAGATCCCGATCCTGTCAAAGCAGATGCGAGACTGTATGAAACAAATGCATCAACTCCCCTTAAAGTTATTGTAGGTGTTGCGGCAATTATCACGATGTTCGCCATTGTATTTGTAGAGCCTTTATTAACGATTATTACCAAATACGTTGCTGCTAGTGGTTTTTAA
- a CDS encoding DUF6115 domain-containing protein → MSIETLAFIALAALVIIIFLMVYIRDVEVNKKLLIYEKSIEELNYQNHVLNKTLNEFTATPKEPTLDPKALETKILGHVKDEIHQSVLPLLGSLKDVEKIMQNFRDEQSSRIDRLESRTKEMSFSSSSPSTSNEKVIISQYAKGKNEAEIAKDLRIGIGEVDLVLKLANLK, encoded by the coding sequence GTGAGTATTGAAACACTAGCTTTTATTGCGTTAGCGGCCCTTGTAATTATCATCTTTTTGATGGTTTATATTCGCGATGTTGAGGTGAATAAAAAACTGCTTATTTATGAGAAAAGTATTGAAGAGCTCAACTACCAAAATCATGTGCTCAATAAAACATTAAATGAATTCACAGCAACTCCAAAAGAACCTACATTAGACCCTAAAGCACTTGAAACTAAAATACTAGGGCATGTTAAAGATGAGATTCATCAAAGTGTTTTGCCTCTTCTAGGTTCTCTTAAAGATGTTGAAAAAATTATGCAAAATTTTCGCGATGAGCAAAGCTCACGCATTGATCGTTTAGAAAGCCGTACCAAAGAGATGAGTTTTTCTTCCTCTTCGCCTTCAACTTCTAATGAAAAAGTGATTATTTCTCAATATGCTAAAGGTAAAAATGAAGCAGAAATTGCAAAAGATTTGCGAATTGGTATTGGAGAAGTGGATTTAGTATTAAAGCTGGCTAATTTAAAATAG
- a CDS encoding aldehyde dehydrogenase family protein — translation MKIINTNYINGKFKEIDSRESLTLKNPTTEDEIAQIYLSTPDAMNEAIECASKTFESFSKTSIDERMDILQRIHDELLKQEEALIDLAVLEFGATIKTTRRRTKNAINLFLTIKEELRNYDFIKKDDYSMTVKEGVGVIGVIIPWNANLAHLCGNIAPAIALGCTLVIKPSEFNALETQAFLECLHKAHIPKGVVNVVHGTGERVGEVLTKHPLVNAISFIGSTQTGKKIFENCSKTIKRMTLELGGKSPTILLDDAILQDVIPQVLSIAYSNSGQACHAGSRLLVPKSKLEEVERLLTFNIQKLKIGDPKEEETQIGPMINQTQFNTVQSYIKSGIEDDAKLLCGGLGKPEGFEKGYFVKPTVFICNDETLKIVQEEIFGPVLCVLPYENEQEALAIANNTLFGLSAYIFSNNDTKALEFATHIKSGRVLINTCASKAKNPPFGGMKQSGLGRMGGRYSMDAFCEIKSILF, via the coding sequence ATGAAAATAATTAATACAAACTATATCAATGGAAAATTTAAAGAAATTGATTCAAGAGAAAGTTTAACGCTTAAAAACCCTACGACAGAAGATGAAATTGCTCAAATTTATTTAAGTACGCCAGATGCCATGAACGAAGCCATTGAATGTGCCTCCAAGACATTTGAATCTTTTTCAAAAACCTCGATCGATGAAAGAATGGATATTTTACAAAGAATTCATGATGAACTCCTCAAGCAAGAAGAGGCATTGATTGATTTGGCAGTTTTAGAATTTGGCGCGACTATCAAAACAACACGAAGGCGAACGAAGAACGCTATCAATCTTTTTTTAACGATCAAAGAAGAGCTTCGAAATTATGATTTCATCAAAAAAGATGACTATTCGATGACCGTCAAAGAAGGCGTAGGGGTCATTGGCGTTATTATTCCTTGGAATGCAAACCTTGCCCACTTGTGCGGAAATATCGCTCCTGCTATTGCGCTTGGTTGCACCCTCGTCATTAAACCAAGTGAATTTAACGCCTTAGAAACCCAAGCGTTTTTAGAATGCTTACATAAAGCACATATCCCCAAAGGCGTTGTCAATGTGGTGCACGGAACAGGTGAGCGTGTAGGTGAAGTCTTAACCAAACATCCTCTTGTGAATGCCATTTCGTTTATCGGAAGCACACAAACAGGGAAAAAGATTTTTGAAAACTGCTCCAAAACAATTAAGCGCATGACGCTTGAACTTGGCGGAAAATCTCCAACTATTCTATTAGATGATGCCATTTTACAAGATGTCATTCCTCAGGTTCTCAGCATTGCCTATAGCAATAGCGGACAAGCATGTCATGCGGGTAGCAGGCTTTTAGTTCCAAAATCAAAACTCGAAGAAGTAGAGCGTTTACTTACTTTTAACATCCAAAAACTCAAAATTGGAGATCCCAAAGAGGAAGAGACACAAATTGGGCCTATGATCAATCAAACGCAGTTTAATACCGTGCAATCTTACATCAAAAGCGGTATTGAAGATGATGCAAAACTTCTTTGCGGAGGGCTTGGAAAACCTGAGGGATTTGAAAAAGGGTATTTTGTAAAACCAACTGTTTTTATCTGCAATGATGAAACGCTAAAAATTGTTCAAGAAGAGATATTTGGCCCCGTCTTATGCGTTTTACCTTATGAGAATGAGCAAGAAGCTCTTGCAATAGCTAACAATACCCTTTTTGGCCTTTCAGCTTATATTTTTTCAAACAACGATACCAAAGCACTTGAATTTGCAACGCATATAAAAAGTGGAAGAGTTTTGATTAATACCTGCGCTTCAAAAGCCAAGAATCCTCCCTTTGGCGGAATGAAGCAATCAGGACTCGGACGAATGGGTGGAAGATACTCAATGGACGCATTTTGCGAGATAAAATCGATACTGTTTTGA